One Lacipirellulaceae bacterium DNA window includes the following coding sequences:
- a CDS encoding trypsin-like peptidase domain-containing protein encodes MKSFSLVVVVLSSCLLGKASLCLSGEELSTAVIEPSTESESSVSDLEKPALPAKKESAAEPKIEAHVVKIKMTQRRPDFFRPWTKASPAKSSGSGVVISGNRILTNAHVVMYASQVLVQLQQGGDQLSAKVVAIAPGIDLAIVELLDPSALEDLPGLEIGDDLAEVKSRITAYGYPTGGDDLSVTDGIVSRIEFTGFYHGAMGARIQVDAALNPGNSGGPAIQEGKIAGLVFSKIQEADNIGYLIPPEEIRTFLADVEDGKYHGKPMLLDQLQTAENPAFRSFLKLEKNETGIAVKTPYHHLDDSVLQPWDVITHVGEHEIDNQGYVEVRDGLRLRFLYYVPKLAKPDPEHPDDPSRGLVPLKLLRDGEPVEVEVPVQADRDLVVPLLKENYPDYFIYGPMVFTAATQEYVRAIGGRGMSALISLENPLINRMTDRPSEPGEQIVIMATRMFPHRITKGYDNRPLGVITSLNDTKIKNLRHLAELIKNSTDEFLNFEVAGRSESLVFRREEIEATTEEILVDEGIRYQASKSLRDVWEDD; translated from the coding sequence ATGAAATCCTTCTCGCTTGTCGTTGTAGTGCTCTCAAGTTGCCTTCTCGGCAAAGCAAGTCTTTGTCTGTCAGGAGAAGAGCTATCAACAGCGGTCATTGAACCTTCGACTGAGTCCGAGTCCTCCGTCAGTGATCTTGAGAAACCCGCGTTGCCGGCTAAGAAAGAGTCGGCAGCCGAACCGAAAATTGAAGCTCACGTTGTCAAAATAAAGATGACGCAACGCCGGCCTGATTTCTTTCGCCCCTGGACGAAGGCCAGCCCAGCAAAGAGCTCTGGATCGGGCGTCGTGATCTCGGGGAATCGCATCCTCACGAACGCTCATGTCGTCATGTACGCCAGCCAGGTTTTGGTGCAACTTCAACAGGGTGGCGATCAGCTCTCGGCTAAAGTGGTCGCGATCGCCCCGGGGATCGATTTGGCAATCGTCGAATTGCTCGATCCGTCGGCACTGGAGGATCTTCCCGGCTTAGAGATCGGCGACGACCTCGCTGAAGTCAAATCCCGCATCACGGCCTACGGATACCCCACCGGGGGCGACGACCTTTCCGTGACTGACGGGATCGTCTCGCGGATTGAGTTCACCGGCTTTTACCATGGCGCAATGGGGGCTCGAATCCAAGTCGATGCGGCCCTTAACCCGGGCAATAGCGGGGGTCCAGCCATCCAAGAAGGAAAGATCGCCGGGCTCGTGTTCAGCAAGATTCAGGAAGCGGACAACATTGGCTACCTGATTCCTCCCGAGGAGATTCGCACGTTCCTCGCCGATGTCGAGGACGGTAAGTATCACGGTAAGCCGATGCTGCTCGATCAGTTGCAAACGGCCGAGAATCCGGCGTTCCGATCCTTTCTCAAACTGGAGAAGAACGAGACCGGCATCGCCGTAAAGACGCCCTACCACCACTTAGATGACTCGGTGCTTCAGCCGTGGGACGTCATTACCCACGTCGGTGAACACGAAATCGACAATCAGGGTTACGTAGAAGTCCGAGACGGACTGCGGCTCCGGTTTCTCTACTACGTGCCCAAGCTCGCCAAGCCGGACCCCGAGCATCCCGACGACCCGAGTCGCGGTCTTGTGCCACTAAAGCTGTTGCGTGATGGAGAGCCGGTTGAGGTGGAGGTTCCCGTGCAAGCGGACCGCGACCTTGTCGTTCCGCTGCTCAAAGAGAACTATCCGGATTACTTCATTTACGGTCCGATGGTGTTCACGGCAGCGACGCAAGAGTACGTTCGCGCGATTGGCGGTCGCGGAATGAGCGCGCTGATCTCGCTAGAGAATCCGCTAATCAATCGCATGACCGATCGTCCTAGCGAACCGGGCGAGCAGATCGTCATCATGGCGACACGAATGTTCCCTCATCGGATCACGAAGGGGTACGACAACCGCCCGCTGGGAGTGATCACCTCGCTCAACGACACGAAGATCAAGAACCTGCGACATTTGGCTGAGCTGATCAAGAACAGCACCGACGAGTTTCTCAATTTCGAGGTTGCTGGACGCAGCGAATCGCTTGTATTCCGCCGCGAAGAAATCGAAGCGACGACCGAAGAGATCCTGGTCGACGAAGGTATCCGCTATCAAGCGTCCAAGAGCTTGCGTGACGTTTGGGAAGACGATTAG
- the ribH gene encoding 6,7-dimethyl-8-ribityllumazine synthase produces the protein MPEEFKPQETDPKDRYAIVVAQWNQLVTDKLLDGAVETLLAAGVADHAIHVARVPGSWELPLAAQQLARSGDYAAVICLGVVIQGETTHDQHINRGVSLALSQISLECELPLPLGLLTVQSLEQALARAGGEVGNKGNECAEAALHMVGLLRTMPEA, from the coding sequence ATGCCTGAAGAATTCAAACCACAAGAAACCGATCCCAAAGATCGCTACGCGATCGTCGTGGCCCAGTGGAATCAGCTTGTTACCGATAAATTGCTCGATGGGGCTGTCGAAACGCTGCTTGCTGCGGGTGTCGCTGACCATGCGATTCACGTGGCTCGCGTGCCTGGCTCTTGGGAACTGCCACTTGCTGCTCAACAATTAGCACGAAGCGGCGACTACGCAGCGGTGATTTGTCTGGGCGTCGTCATCCAGGGTGAAACCACGCACGATCAGCACATCAATCGCGGAGTGAGCCTGGCGCTCAGTCAGATTTCTCTGGAGTGCGAACTGCCGCTTCCGCTTGGTCTGCTGACCGTCCAATCACTGGAGCAAGCCCTCGCCCGTGCAGGGGGGGAAGTCGGCAACAAGGGCAACGAATGTGCTGAAGCGGCCCTGCACATGGTCGGATTGCTCAGGACCATGCCCGAAGCGTAG
- the nusB gene encoding transcription antitermination factor NusB: protein MSRRTRAREVALQVLFQDDLNPDPINEEASLNKLGAFLGARLREEDLRDFAKGLVLGVKRNQQELDELLEKHAENWTLRRMAATDRNLMRLAAYEIRFTETPPNVAIDEAVELAKRFGAKQSSQFVNGILDKLIERNDE from the coding sequence ATGTCCCGCCGTACCCGTGCACGCGAAGTCGCGTTGCAGGTCCTTTTCCAAGACGACCTGAATCCCGACCCCATCAACGAAGAGGCTTCGCTTAACAAGCTGGGCGCCTTTCTCGGTGCGCGGCTTCGAGAGGAAGATCTGCGTGACTTCGCGAAAGGGCTTGTCTTGGGTGTCAAAAGAAATCAGCAGGAACTCGACGAACTACTCGAAAAACATGCTGAGAATTGGACCCTGCGACGGATGGCGGCCACGGACCGCAACCTCATGCGATTGGCAGCCTATGAAATCCGCTTCACTGAAACCCCACCCAACGTCGCCATCGACGAGGCCGTCGAGCTAGCCAAACGCTTCGGCGCCAAGCAAAGCTCCCAATTCGTCAATGGCATCCTTGATAAACTAATTGAAAGGAACGATGAATGA
- the amt gene encoding ammonium transporter, producing MSTLTERRWLTLLLAAIMSLTVISVGPTAYAQGEEEGETATESESEAPEEEAEEEGPKKEIDYDGADFKFGYTINTLIMFVCAVLVIFMQAGFAMLEVGLNSAKNTVNILFKNVMDLSVGVLLYLFIGWGIMYSGTDSPYFGYDGPWVSRDAVAAEDGSWETPPNDNDDATEETAATAYASSGADFLFQVAFAATAATIVSGAVAGRMQFKAYLIYSAILTGIIYPISGFWKWGGGFLDQEGFQDFAGSVVVHAVGGFAGLAGAMILGPRLGRYVNGKSVPMPGHNVAFAALGVFILWVGWYGFNPGSQLTYDGYANAEATTYIALTTTIAAAAGAVAAMIFAWAMFGKPDVTMALNGTLAGLVAITANCDRVSQPEALIIGAVGGLLVVLGIVLLDKLKIDDPVGAWPVHGLCGVWGGLATGIFGDLPDGIDTQGAFFFVQLKATVIICVWAFVTMFILFSILKAMGILRVSEAEEQQGLDISEHGMQAYTTG from the coding sequence ATGTCTACTCTCACGGAGCGCCGCTGGCTGACGCTCCTGCTCGCGGCAATCATGTCGCTCACAGTCATAAGCGTTGGGCCGACGGCCTACGCGCAAGGTGAAGAAGAAGGGGAAACGGCTACGGAATCCGAGTCCGAAGCACCCGAGGAAGAAGCTGAAGAAGAGGGTCCGAAGAAAGAAATCGATTACGACGGTGCCGATTTCAAGTTCGGCTACACCATCAACACGTTGATCATGTTTGTCTGTGCCGTGTTGGTCATCTTCATGCAAGCTGGCTTCGCTATGCTTGAGGTCGGCCTCAACTCAGCCAAGAACACGGTGAACATTCTCTTCAAGAATGTTATGGATTTATCGGTGGGCGTATTGCTCTACCTGTTCATCGGCTGGGGGATCATGTACAGCGGTACCGATAGCCCGTACTTCGGTTACGATGGGCCATGGGTTTCTCGCGACGCTGTTGCTGCAGAAGACGGCTCATGGGAAACGCCACCAAACGACAACGACGATGCAACCGAAGAGACTGCAGCGACCGCCTACGCAAGTAGCGGAGCTGACTTCCTATTCCAGGTTGCCTTTGCTGCTACCGCAGCAACGATCGTTTCTGGAGCTGTAGCAGGACGTATGCAATTCAAGGCGTACCTCATCTATTCAGCGATTCTCACAGGTATCATCTACCCAATTAGCGGTTTTTGGAAATGGGGCGGGGGATTCCTCGACCAAGAAGGCTTCCAAGACTTTGCGGGATCAGTGGTGGTGCATGCGGTGGGCGGTTTCGCCGGTCTCGCTGGTGCCATGATTCTAGGTCCACGTCTTGGTCGATACGTGAATGGAAAATCAGTACCTATGCCAGGCCACAATGTTGCCTTCGCTGCCCTGGGTGTATTCATCCTATGGGTAGGGTGGTACGGATTTAACCCTGGTAGCCAGTTGACCTACGATGGCTACGCGAACGCTGAAGCAACGACTTACATTGCCTTGACCACCACCATCGCTGCCGCTGCCGGTGCTGTAGCAGCTATGATTTTCGCTTGGGCGATGTTCGGGAAGCCAGATGTCACCATGGCATTGAACGGCACTCTCGCAGGCCTTGTTGCGATCACTGCTAACTGTGATCGCGTAAGTCAACCAGAAGCTCTGATTATTGGAGCCGTTGGTGGTCTGCTAGTCGTTCTCGGAATTGTGCTTCTGGACAAACTCAAGATCGACGACCCTGTCGGTGCTTGGCCAGTTCACGGGCTCTGCGGAGTCTGGGGCGGACTCGCAACGGGTATCTTCGGCGATCTGCCAGACGGTATCGACACCCAAGGTGCTTTCTTCTTCGTTCAGTTGAAGGCGACAGTGATTATCTGTGTCTGGGCATTCGTGACGATGTTCATCCTGTTCTCCATCCTCAAAGCCATGGGCATCCTCCGTGTGAGCGAAGCCGAAGAGCAGCAAGGTTTGGATATCAGCGAGCACGGCATGCAAGCCTATACGACTGGTTGA
- the ftsY gene encoding signal recognition particle-docking protein FtsY: MGLFDKFKRGLKKTKDVLKTDVRDLFKSEGRLIDEEFLDEMRALLFKTDMGYDSVEEIVAEVAKNFRGRVVQLEDVVATWKEKLSELMAQDASPIGFAASGPTVIMVAGVNGAGKTTSIAKLSKMFVDEGRKVVLGAGDTFRAAAVEQLTIWSERLGVDIVKEEQGTHPATVAYKAVERAIETGADVCIVDTAGRLQTQKNLMAELTKIQQSLKKLIPESPHEVLLVLDATTGQNGISQAGKFTEAVDCTGIVLAKLDGTAKGGVVVAIRQQVGLPVKYVGVGEQPEDLALFKPDEFVDALFAEVGVEPATK, from the coding sequence ATGGGCTTATTCGATAAATTCAAACGCGGTCTCAAGAAAACCAAAGACGTACTCAAGACCGACGTCCGCGACCTTTTCAAGAGTGAAGGACGCCTCATCGACGAGGAATTCCTCGATGAGATGCGTGCTCTCCTATTCAAAACTGACATGGGCTACGACTCCGTGGAAGAGATCGTCGCTGAGGTCGCTAAGAACTTCCGAGGCAGGGTCGTCCAGCTCGAAGATGTCGTGGCCACCTGGAAAGAGAAGCTCTCGGAGCTGATGGCACAAGACGCGTCACCGATTGGGTTTGCTGCCAGCGGCCCAACGGTCATTATGGTCGCCGGCGTCAACGGAGCGGGCAAGACGACTTCGATTGCGAAACTCTCCAAGATGTTCGTCGATGAGGGTCGCAAGGTGGTCCTAGGGGCTGGCGACACGTTTCGCGCGGCAGCCGTTGAGCAACTGACCATCTGGTCAGAGCGACTCGGCGTGGACATTGTCAAAGAAGAGCAGGGCACCCATCCGGCCACCGTCGCTTACAAGGCCGTGGAACGAGCCATCGAGACGGGAGCGGATGTCTGCATCGTAGATACGGCAGGCCGGCTGCAGACGCAGAAGAATCTCATGGCCGAGCTGACCAAAATTCAGCAATCGCTTAAGAAGCTCATCCCCGAGTCGCCCCACGAGGTTCTGCTCGTTCTTGACGCTACCACCGGCCAGAACGGTATCAGTCAAGCAGGCAAGTTCACCGAAGCCGTTGATTGCACGGGGATCGTCCTGGCAAAGCTCGACGGCACCGCCAAGGGAGGCGTGGTCGTGGCGATCCGCCAGCAAGTCGGCCTGCCCGTGAAATACGTCGGCGTCGGCGAGCAGCCAGAGGATTTGGCACTCTTCAAGCCCGACGAGTTCGTTGACGCTCTGTTTGCCGAGGTGGGCGTCGAGCCCGCGACGAAGTAA
- a CDS encoding P-II family nitrogen regulator, with protein MKLIIAVIQPSKLEDVKQALSEVEVVRLTIMDVQGFGRQKGQTEIYRGREITVNLLRKVQLQIAVNDDFVEPTVNAILQGGRTGETGQIGDGKIFVLPLEDCIRIRTGERGEEAI; from the coding sequence ATGAAGCTCATCATTGCCGTGATCCAGCCAAGCAAGCTGGAAGATGTGAAACAGGCCCTCTCAGAGGTCGAAGTCGTGCGTCTCACCATCATGGATGTGCAAGGCTTCGGTCGTCAGAAGGGCCAGACGGAGATCTATCGAGGTCGCGAGATTACCGTCAACCTTCTCCGCAAGGTCCAGTTGCAGATTGCCGTGAATGACGACTTTGTCGAGCCGACGGTCAACGCCATTCTGCAGGGCGGTCGCACCGGCGAGACAGGCCAGATTGGCGACGGCAAGATCTTTGTGCTGCCGCTTGAAGACTGCATTCGCATCCGTACGGGCGAGCGTGGAGAAGAAGCGATTTGA
- the polA gene encoding DNA polymerase I, which translates to MPKSPRQAKLFGTDPDEITEKTSADAPPQPATAVAPSGEEASPYPEVASAAAVAAAPTKLGPDWTVYAVDAHSLIFQVFHAMNASDMTSPQGEPVGAVYGFARDMLQIIERKQPTALVCAFDLSGPTFRHEMYDKYKEDRGEMPAELRSQLPKIRDLVTAMGIPILDYEGFEADDILATLSRLCDEAGAKCSVVTGDKDCRQLITENVDIYNIRKDQHYNAVDLFGDWGIRPDQVVDFQALVGDKVDNVPGVPLIGPKIASELLDRFGTVEEVLDNAEEVSGKKRKQNLIDFREDALISRKLVELDQHVPIEPDWQAMQVGSMDVPRLEELFRDYGFRALGDRIKELATASSLSGSIKKTATWEADYHLVDTLEGLEELAAKLAQQELISIDTETTDVSPRHADLVGYSFCWQPGEAYYVAVRGPEGSTVVDPDQAAALLKPIFEDPAIGKIGQNIKYDMVVLRNIGIEMAGVEFDTMVASYLLEAGERSYNLDLLSERYLGHTMSKIEDLIGKGKNQRRMDEAPVPEVSDYAAEDADVPLRLLPILQERLEKEGLVELNETLETPLIEVLAEIEHQGVCVDTERLAELSEAYTEKLAMLEAEIEGMAGHPLNIGSPKQLAEVLFTELGLPVIKRTKTGASTDASVLEELASQHPLPAKIVEYRQYSKLLSTYIDALPKLVHPTTCRVHGSLNQVVASTGRLSSSNPNLQNIPVRTAEGREIRSAFRPEKPDWLLLAADYSQIELRVLAHYCGDLSLCDTFAADEDIHRLVASQVNDVALEDVTPDMRRAAKAVNFGIIYGQSPFGLAKALDITKEDAADFIETYFASYPGVLDFFVETLESCRNRGYVTTLLGRRRAVSGVRPVPEGLREPKNGQLRQLNLPERTAVNSVIQGSAADLIKLAMLAVHRRLKEEPLEAKMILQIHDELLFEASPEAIDPLAKLVEEEMTNVMTLDVPLKVDVKTGPNWAECD; encoded by the coding sequence GTGCCGAAAAGCCCCAGACAAGCCAAACTATTCGGCACCGACCCAGATGAGATTACGGAGAAGACTTCGGCAGATGCGCCCCCCCAGCCAGCCACAGCGGTAGCTCCTTCAGGCGAGGAAGCATCACCATATCCCGAAGTGGCGTCCGCCGCAGCGGTCGCGGCAGCGCCTACGAAACTCGGCCCTGACTGGACGGTCTATGCGGTCGACGCTCACTCGCTGATTTTCCAGGTATTTCACGCGATGAACGCCTCGGACATGACCAGCCCCCAGGGCGAGCCGGTCGGGGCCGTCTACGGCTTCGCACGAGATATGCTCCAAATCATCGAACGCAAACAGCCGACGGCCCTCGTCTGTGCGTTCGATCTCTCTGGCCCGACATTCCGCCACGAGATGTACGACAAGTACAAGGAAGATCGGGGCGAGATGCCCGCCGAGTTGCGGTCGCAACTTCCGAAAATACGTGATCTCGTGACGGCTATGGGCATTCCGATTTTGGATTACGAGGGTTTCGAAGCCGACGATATTCTGGCGACTTTATCTCGGCTGTGTGACGAGGCGGGAGCGAAGTGCTCGGTGGTCACCGGAGATAAAGATTGCCGCCAACTGATTACCGAGAATGTCGACATCTACAACATCCGCAAAGATCAGCACTACAACGCAGTCGATCTGTTTGGCGACTGGGGAATCCGGCCTGACCAAGTTGTTGATTTTCAGGCATTAGTTGGCGACAAGGTCGATAACGTCCCAGGCGTGCCGCTCATTGGGCCGAAGATCGCCAGCGAGCTGCTCGATCGCTTCGGCACGGTCGAGGAGGTTCTCGACAATGCCGAAGAAGTTTCCGGCAAGAAACGCAAACAGAACTTGATCGACTTTCGCGAAGATGCACTCATTTCTCGCAAGCTGGTCGAGCTCGACCAGCACGTGCCCATCGAGCCTGACTGGCAAGCCATGCAAGTTGGATCAATGGATGTCCCGCGACTCGAAGAATTATTCCGCGACTATGGTTTCCGAGCGCTTGGCGATCGTATTAAGGAGTTGGCCACTGCTTCGTCGCTGTCGGGAAGCATCAAGAAGACCGCAACTTGGGAAGCGGATTACCATCTTGTCGATACCCTGGAGGGGCTCGAAGAACTCGCGGCAAAGCTCGCGCAGCAAGAGCTGATCTCCATCGACACCGAAACCACAGACGTCTCTCCGCGACATGCCGACTTGGTCGGCTACTCATTCTGCTGGCAACCAGGCGAGGCTTACTACGTGGCAGTGCGTGGTCCTGAAGGCTCCACAGTGGTCGATCCCGATCAAGCAGCGGCTCTATTGAAACCGATTTTCGAAGACCCGGCGATCGGCAAAATTGGCCAGAACATCAAGTACGACATGGTTGTCCTTCGAAACATCGGCATCGAGATGGCCGGCGTGGAGTTCGACACGATGGTGGCGAGCTATCTGCTGGAAGCGGGCGAGCGCAGCTACAACCTTGACTTGCTCTCAGAGCGCTACCTCGGCCACACGATGAGCAAGATCGAGGATCTCATTGGCAAGGGCAAAAACCAACGCCGAATGGACGAGGCCCCCGTCCCTGAGGTGAGCGATTACGCCGCTGAGGATGCTGACGTTCCGCTCCGGCTACTTCCGATTCTCCAAGAACGGCTTGAAAAGGAGGGGCTCGTTGAGCTCAACGAAACGCTCGAAACCCCACTGATCGAAGTTCTCGCTGAAATCGAACACCAAGGCGTATGCGTCGATACCGAACGTCTCGCTGAGTTAAGCGAAGCTTACACAGAGAAGCTGGCGATGCTGGAAGCCGAGATCGAAGGGATGGCAGGACATCCGCTGAACATAGGTTCGCCCAAACAGTTGGCCGAAGTCTTATTCACAGAACTGGGGCTGCCCGTCATCAAACGCACCAAGACTGGCGCAAGTACCGATGCGAGTGTGCTTGAGGAGTTGGCTTCCCAACATCCACTGCCAGCGAAGATCGTTGAGTACCGGCAATACTCCAAGCTCCTCAGCACCTACATTGATGCACTGCCTAAGCTGGTACATCCAACGACATGTCGGGTGCATGGCTCGCTCAACCAGGTGGTCGCCTCTACGGGACGGCTCAGCAGCAGCAATCCGAACTTGCAAAACATCCCCGTCCGCACTGCCGAAGGCCGCGAGATTCGCTCGGCGTTTCGCCCAGAGAAACCTGATTGGTTATTGCTAGCCGCTGACTATTCGCAAATCGAGTTGAGAGTGTTGGCCCACTACTGCGGCGACCTCTCGCTTTGTGATACCTTTGCCGCCGACGAAGACATTCACCGTCTAGTCGCCAGCCAGGTCAACGATGTCGCACTTGAAGACGTGACTCCCGACATGCGACGCGCCGCCAAGGCCGTCAACTTTGGAATCATCTACGGTCAGAGCCCGTTCGGCTTGGCGAAGGCATTGGATATCACCAAAGAAGACGCCGCGGACTTTATTGAAACCTACTTCGCCAGTTATCCCGGCGTGTTGGACTTCTTTGTGGAAACGCTCGAATCCTGCCGCAATCGTGGTTATGTGACGACTCTTCTAGGTCGTCGCCGAGCGGTCTCGGGCGTTCGACCGGTCCCGGAAGGCCTTCGCGAACCGAAGAACGGTCAGCTTCGCCAATTGAACTTGCCTGAACGGACCGCGGTAAACTCCGTCATCCAAGGCTCGGCAGCCGACCTCATCAAACTGGCAATGCTGGCAGTGCATCGCCGCCTCAAGGAAGAACCGCTCGAGGCCAAGATGATCCTTCAGATTCACGACGAGTTGCTCTTCGAAGCTTCCCCGGAAGCAATCGACCCACTTGCAAAACTGGTCGAGGAGGAGATGACCAACGTGATGACGCTCGACGTGCCTCTCAAGGTCGACGTGAAAACAGGCCCCAATTGGGCGGAGTGCGACTAA
- the coaE gene encoding dephospho-CoA kinase (Dephospho-CoA kinase (CoaE) performs the final step in coenzyme A biosynthesis.), with the protein MKIIGLVGGVASGKSTVAAAFAELGAVVLDADKMAHAALEDPSVREQLVERWGDVILSPDGNVDRQAIAKRVFGEDVKAREERDFLEGLLHPKIRAKAEVKIAELADSQVSTTPKAVVIDAPLLLEAGWEKICEFLVFIDTPEANRKTRAGDRGWSQEDFSRRESAQLPIAKKRETATHIIDNSGSTEDLRREVEQVWLQIVG; encoded by the coding sequence ATGAAGATCATCGGACTCGTCGGAGGTGTCGCCAGCGGAAAGTCCACCGTTGCCGCGGCGTTTGCCGAACTCGGTGCTGTGGTCTTGGACGCAGACAAGATGGCTCATGCCGCCTTGGAAGATCCCTCGGTTCGAGAACAACTCGTCGAGCGCTGGGGCGACGTCATACTTTCCCCAGACGGTAACGTCGATCGACAAGCGATCGCCAAGCGAGTCTTCGGCGAAGACGTAAAAGCTCGCGAGGAGCGGGACTTCCTCGAAGGGTTGTTGCACCCAAAAATTCGTGCGAAAGCAGAGGTGAAGATTGCGGAATTGGCTGATTCCCAAGTGTCAACAACACCGAAAGCTGTCGTGATCGACGCTCCTCTGCTGTTGGAAGCAGGTTGGGAAAAAATCTGCGAGTTTCTCGTTTTTATCGATACTCCAGAGGCCAACCGCAAAACAAGAGCGGGAGATCGCGGCTGGAGCCAGGAGGATTTTTCTCGACGAGAGTCCGCTCAATTGCCGATAGCGAAGAAAAGAGAGACGGCTACCCACATTATCGACAACAGTGGCTCAACTGAGGATCTCCGGCGCGAGGTCGAACAGGTTTGGTTGCAGATCGTCGGGTGA
- the rho gene encoding transcription termination factor Rho, producing the protein MHIAALQKMSMPELMQVAEEEQIEEASGLRKQELIFRILKARVKLEGMMFGEGTLEILPDGFGFLRSPDYHYLSCPDDIYVSPSQIRRFGLQTGATVAGTIRPPKENERYFALLRVEAINGQDPDLVNKKVLFDNLTPNHPDERIRMETTADEIAMRVVDMIVPIGFGQRGLIVSPPRAGKTILMQKMAQSVLANYPDAHVVMLLIDERPEEVTDMEREVKGPNCEVISSTFDETSARHVQVADMVIEKAKRMVEYGRDVVIFLDSITRLARAWNSECPSSGKVLSGGIDANAMQRPKRFFGSARKVEEGGSLTIIATALIDTGSRMDEVIFEEFKGTGNQEIVLDRALVDRRVWPAIDINRSGTRREEMLMDPEEYRRVCLLRRVLSEMNGPDAMELLTTRLSKTKSNAEFLLSMKED; encoded by the coding sequence GTGCATATCGCTGCGCTGCAGAAGATGAGCATGCCTGAGCTCATGCAGGTGGCCGAGGAAGAGCAGATTGAAGAAGCGAGCGGCCTGCGGAAGCAGGAACTCATCTTCCGCATCCTCAAGGCCAGGGTGAAGCTCGAAGGGATGATGTTTGGCGAGGGAACCTTGGAGATCCTCCCTGACGGATTCGGATTCCTCCGCTCTCCCGACTATCACTACCTCTCCTGCCCGGACGACATCTACGTTTCGCCTAGCCAAATCCGCCGTTTTGGGCTGCAAACCGGTGCTACCGTCGCGGGAACGATTCGACCCCCGAAAGAGAACGAGCGTTACTTCGCGCTATTGCGTGTTGAAGCGATCAATGGCCAAGACCCCGACCTCGTCAATAAGAAGGTCTTGTTCGACAATCTCACGCCCAACCATCCCGACGAGCGCATCCGCATGGAAACCACTGCGGACGAGATTGCGATGCGGGTGGTCGACATGATTGTGCCTATTGGGTTCGGCCAACGCGGCCTCATCGTCAGCCCGCCGCGTGCTGGTAAGACGATCTTGATGCAAAAAATGGCCCAAAGTGTCCTCGCCAACTACCCAGATGCCCATGTTGTCATGCTGCTGATTGACGAGCGGCCCGAAGAAGTGACCGACATGGAGCGCGAGGTGAAGGGCCCCAACTGCGAGGTCATCAGCAGCACGTTCGACGAAACCTCAGCCCGGCACGTCCAAGTGGCCGATATGGTGATCGAAAAGGCAAAGCGGATGGTCGAGTACGGCCGCGACGTCGTCATTTTCCTCGATTCCATCACACGGCTCGCCCGAGCTTGGAACAGCGAATGCCCCAGCAGCGGCAAGGTGCTCTCGGGCGGTATCGACGCCAACGCCATGCAACGCCCCAAACGCTTCTTCGGCTCCGCTCGTAAAGTCGAGGAGGGCGGCTCGCTGACGATTATCGCCACGGCACTGATCGATACTGGTAGCCGCATGGATGAGGTGATTTTTGAAGAGTTCAAAGGCACGGGCAACCAGGAAATCGTCCTCGACCGGGCCTTAGTCGACCGCCGCGTCTGGCCCGCTATCGACATTAACCGCAGTGGCACCCGTCGCGAAGAAATGCTGATGGACCCCGAGGAATACCGTCGTGTGTGCCTCCTGCGACGGGTCCTCAGCGAGATGAACGGCCCCGACGCGATGGAATTGCTGACCACGCGACTCTCCAAGACGAAGTCGAATGCTGAATTTCTGCTGAGCATGAAAGAGGATTGA
- the atpC gene encoding ATP synthase F1 subunit epsilon yields the protein MANNLRCVVVTPEETVLETEADFVSLPLFDGEMGVARHHAPMIGRLGYGELRIRTTEGEKRFYVDGGFVQIADNLVSVLTNQAKLPAKLDAGELQQEISTAVSTRTAGDEQLALREKSLAQLRAQLRVAKRN from the coding sequence ATGGCCAACAATCTCCGCTGCGTTGTCGTTACCCCCGAAGAAACGGTTCTCGAAACCGAGGCCGACTTCGTTTCGCTGCCACTTTTCGACGGGGAGATGGGCGTCGCACGTCATCATGCCCCCATGATTGGACGGCTCGGTTACGGCGAGCTGCGTATCCGCACTACCGAAGGCGAGAAGCGTTTTTACGTCGACGGCGGCTTTGTTCAGATCGCGGACAACCTTGTTTCCGTTCTTACCAACCAGGCGAAGCTGCCTGCCAAGCTTGATGCTGGCGAGCTCCAGCAAGAGATCTCAACGGCCGTGAGCACTCGGACCGCGGGAGACGAGCAACTGGCGCTTCGTGAGAAGTCGCTGGCTCAACTGCGAGCGCAGCTTCGTGTGGCGAAGCGGAATTAG